From the genome of Pedosphaera parvula Ellin514, one region includes:
- the phoU gene encoding phosphate signaling complex protein PhoU, giving the protein MTLHFENELVGLKETLLTMASHAEGSVTKAIKALVERDDELARRVMADDAIVDQFEIDIDEMSIQLLSKAPLATDLRLITIAMKISHDLERVSDEATTIARRSLELSTEPQLKPYVDIPRMANMATDMLKDALDAFVNRDTAKARAIIPRDKEVDLLNKQLHRELSSYMVEKPSTITRCLNLMVVSKSLERIADHATNVAEEVVYLYEARDIRHSLKSATAEQTSS; this is encoded by the coding sequence ATGACCCTTCATTTTGAGAACGAACTAGTGGGGCTGAAAGAAACCCTGCTGACCATGGCCAGTCACGCCGAAGGTTCGGTGACGAAAGCCATCAAGGCACTGGTTGAGCGCGATGATGAGCTGGCCCGCCGGGTCATGGCGGATGACGCCATCGTGGACCAGTTTGAGATTGATATTGATGAGATGTCGATCCAGTTGCTCTCCAAGGCGCCACTCGCCACGGATCTGCGGTTGATTACGATTGCGATGAAAATCTCGCACGATTTGGAACGTGTCTCGGACGAGGCTACAACCATTGCACGCCGCTCGCTGGAACTGAGCACGGAACCACAGTTAAAGCCTTATGTGGACATTCCCCGCATGGCCAATATGGCAACTGATATGCTCAAGGATGCGTTGGATGCATTTGTGAATCGCGATACCGCGAAGGCGCGGGCGATCATCCCCCGCGATAAGGAAGTGGATCTTTTAAACAAGCAACTCCATCGCGAGCTTTCCAGTTACATGGTGGAAAAGCCGAGCACCATTACCCGCTGTCTCAATCTGATGGTGGTTTCCAAAAGTTTGGAGCGCATCGCCGACCATGCGACCAATGTGGCTGAAGAGGTTGTTTATCTGTATGAAGCCCGGGATATTCGTCATTCCCTCAAATCAGCAACCGCTGAACAGACCTCTTCTTAG
- a CDS encoding response regulator, translating to MMRPRILIVDDEPDIVELVSFNLRAEGYEVVTASNGLDAVTQANSLIPDLIVLDLMLPEMDGLSVCELLHRFPTTARIPIIMLTAWTSELSRLIGLDYGAEDYMTKPFSPRELVLRVKKTLQAHPARPDGNQLN from the coding sequence ATGATGAGACCTAGAATATTGATAGTCGATGATGAGCCTGACATCGTGGAGTTGGTGTCCTTCAATTTGAGGGCAGAGGGTTATGAAGTGGTGACAGCCAGCAATGGGCTGGATGCCGTGACCCAGGCTAATTCCCTGATCCCAGACCTCATCGTCCTGGATTTAATGCTTCCAGAGATGGATGGATTGTCCGTCTGCGAACTGCTGCATCGCTTCCCAACCACTGCCCGCATACCGATTATCATGCTTACCGCCTGGACCAGCGAACTCTCCCGCCTGATCGGGTTGGATTACGGCGCAGAGGATTACATGACCAAACCGTTCAGCCCAAGAGAGCTGGTTTTGCGGGTGAAAAAAACCTTGCAAGCTCATCCGGCCAGGCCCGATGGAAATCAATTGAATTAG
- a CDS encoding response regulator, translating to MMVGMVPNTHVIPKILVVDDEPDAIELIKFNLKSAGYEVITAADGEEALNKARSLLPNLIILDLMIPEVDGLEVCKILRRDARVSGIPIIMLTAKAAEIDRVLGLELGADDYVTKPFSPRELVLRVKRLLRSGQTTGEKSDEIILKELSLNIPKHLALVKGKPVELTATEFKLLTVLAQRRGRVQSREQLLQDVWEYDNLIDTRTVDTHMRRLREKLGAAARYLDTVRGVGYRFVDE from the coding sequence ATGATGGTGGGCATGGTACCCAACACTCACGTGATACCAAAGATTCTAGTTGTTGATGATGAGCCCGATGCGATTGAACTTATCAAATTCAATCTGAAGAGCGCCGGCTACGAGGTAATCACCGCCGCTGACGGCGAGGAAGCTCTCAACAAAGCCCGATCGTTGCTCCCCAATCTCATCATTCTCGACCTCATGATTCCGGAAGTGGACGGTTTGGAAGTTTGCAAAATCCTTCGCCGCGATGCCAGAGTATCAGGGATTCCAATCATCATGCTTACGGCGAAGGCCGCAGAGATTGATAGGGTATTGGGCCTGGAACTCGGCGCGGATGATTACGTCACAAAACCTTTCAGCCCGCGTGAATTGGTGCTGCGAGTAAAACGACTGCTTCGCAGCGGCCAAACTACCGGGGAGAAATCCGACGAAATCATTTTGAAGGAACTCTCGCTTAATATCCCAAAGCACCTGGCCCTGGTAAAGGGCAAGCCGGTTGAACTGACGGCCACCGAGTTCAAGCTGCTCACCGTGCTCGCCCAGCGCCGCGGCCGCGTGCAATCCCGAGAGCAATTGCTGCAGGACGTTTGGGAATACGATAATCTCATCGATACCCGTACAGTGGATACGCACATGCGTCGTCTTCGCGAAAAGCTCGGTGCGGCTGCGAGATATCTCGACACCGTTCGCGGCGTAGGCTACCGCTTTGTGGACGAATAG